The Dasypus novemcinctus isolate mDasNov1 chromosome 2, mDasNov1.1.hap2, whole genome shotgun sequence genome contains the following window.
GATCCTTTTCCCTGTCTTACAAGTTGATGTGAAGgataaggctgtgactccattGGATTGCACCTTTAAATAAAAATtggacaaggaaaaaaaagaaagggacaaTGGCTTTGAGTGGAAACTGTAGTCGTTATTATCCTCGAGAACAAGGGTCTGCAGTTCCCAACTCCTTCCCTGAGGTCGTGGAGCTGAATGTTGGGGGTCAAGTTTATTTCACTCGCCATTCCACATTAATAAGCATCCCTCATTCCCTTCTGTGGAAAATGTTTTCCCCAAAGAGAGACACGGCTAACGACTTAGCCAAGGACTCCAAGGGAAGGTTTTTCATCGACAGAGATGGATTCTTGTTCCGTTATATTCTGGACTATCTCAGGGACAGGCAGGTGGTCCTGCCTGATCACTTTCCAGAAAGGGGGAGACTAAAAAGGGAAGCTGAGTACTTCCTGCTCCCAGACTTGGTCAAACTCCTGACCCCCGATGAAATCAAGCAAAGCCCAGACGAATTCTGCCACAGCGACTTTGAGGATGCCTCCCAAGGAAGCGACCCGAGAATCtgtcccccttcctccctgctccctgcCGACCGCAAGTGGGGTTTCATCACTGTGGGTTACAGGGGATCATGCGCCACGGGCAGGGAGGGCCAAGCTGATGCCAAGTTTCGGAGAGTTCCCCGGATTTTGGTTTGTGGAAGGATTTCCTTGGCAAAGGAAGTCTTTGGAGAAACTTTGAATGAGAGCAGGGACCCTGACCGAGCCCCAGAAAGATACACCTCCAGATTTTATCTCAAATTCAAGCACCTGGAAAGAGCTTTTGATATGTTGTCAGAGTGTGGATTCCACATGGTTGCCTGTAACTCATCGGTGACAGCATCTTTTGTCAATCAATATACAGAAGACAAGATCTGGTCAAGCTACACTGAATACGTCTTCTACCGTAAGGACAAAgggttacttttgttttttatgtgtATCGTTTCTCTTTACAGATGTATGTGATTGGAGTGTTCAGTCAATGTCTAAGGAATcctgtttggtttgtttttttcttttttcttttctcttgatttctagcTAGAGTATTAGAGGTTGTAATTCAGCTCTCCTATCTTTTCTAAGGcaactttcattcatttttcagtGAAGTCAAAGAATGTTCAAAGGCCTCAAAATCACAAAGTGCAAATGATGTATGTATACGTAGTACATGGAATGAAAACAAACATGTATGTCTGTTTGACAATTAATGAACTGTGCAGATAAGGACAATGTTTAGAACGTGGCTATTGGTCCACAGGAGTGTGGTAGAATCAGAGTGGGCAAAGTGCTCTCTCTATGCTTCTAGCTGATTTTGGGGTCTATTAAGCTGGTTGCTAAAGACTTGCTTTCCTCAAGAGCTCTGAATACACAAATGAATGGTGTGGTCTTGGCTAGATGGCAGTGCAGGCTGCCGAAAGGCCCCTTTCTACCCCCAAGTTGGAAATTTGCTTTTATGGGCTTTACAAATCTGCTATTTGATTCTTTAACATTTTGTGCTGAGACCCGAGTTGCACTGCAGACTTAATTAAGCTGAACTTCATTTAAATCCATTTAAAAAGAACTTGATCCTTGGGGATTGTCAATCACAAGCAAACACCTCAGACAGCTGAAGTGATAGAATTACTGACTTAAAAGGAAActaggagaaaaaaaaggaaaaagaaaaggaaacaattgTACTGAAGCCTTTTAAGTCAGGGTTTCTTAGAGATCAGGTCATTTGCTTAAATCAAGACATGGGGCACAGGTTGCCTTGTTTTATGAAATGGTATTACTTTAAAGAAACTATAAGCCATTGATCTCTGAAGGGCACAAATCAGCCTTTTCAGCTTAGTGCTTGATTTAATGGCTGATTTTCTACAGGCCTGGGAGTTGGATGAAGTGAATTCCATGAGAAACATATTTTCAGCATTAACAttagatttcttgtatttttgttttaaaggaaaTCCAGCGTTTGTGGGgttaaaatgtgttttaactTCTTTGAGCAAAAAGGTAGGGCTGAATTTCTTCGGTTGGTTTATGCCTACAGTTCTGTTCATTCTTTTGGAGACTGTACCGGGAACTGTGGTGAAATGGCCAATGTGAAGCCGAGGTGTTCTGTGCTGGATTATCACACGTTTGGTTTTTAGAAGTGAGGACATATGGACTGCATAGAAAGGGCAGCctatggagaaaaatgaaatcagttaTCAGTTCAGGATGTAATGTAAAACATTCCGTCCAAAAACCCTGTCTATGGTCTCTATTCTCTACATCTTCCTCCGTGCTACAGCTTAGCCACAGATACTGATTTCTTCCTTCTGGTATATTTCCCACCAATATAGAAATaagatttcatctttttttagTCTTCTATAAAGGAATCTGACATTATCTGTGCTGTAGAACAAGTACTTTCTCCAAAGTTTCTGGAGAACTGCATCTTGGAGGTAGTTCAAAGGTAGGTCTGTGCTACTTACATTGTTctccattttctaatttttggaaACATAGTAACTTAAGAAGCTTTAgcctaataaattaaaatttaccaGACCTACTACCTCCAAaagacatatctttttttttttttaagaaggaatgtattcagaaaacaaaataactgaaaagagCACAATAGATTTCTAATCATCGTCTCCCCAAATGAGAGCTGGAGACTGACATTTGCCTACTTGCTCAGTGTCATTTCTATGTTCATTAAAGACTCGTCTGTCTAACATTATGTCCTTAGATTGCTCTGGACATGCTTTGTTCTCCTGATCATGTAATTGCTTCCCTCTTTGCTAGACTGCTGAGATGTTGCTGAGGAGCAGTTTGTTCTCCATCTCTCTATGAACAGGCtaacacaaacagtgaaactTGGTACCACACTGCATGTAACTTGCATATGAGTGACTTCCCTTTTGTACTAACTGTTAACTCTTCCTCTGTCTTAGGACCAATAAAACTGACAGCTGGCTTTCTAGGGTGCATTACAGCTTCCGTGCAGCTGCTTAGCCATAATTATTTAATTAGAAGCTGCCAACTGTGCCTATATAAGCATTAATTCATCAAGCTGTTGTGCTGGGGTTAATGGGCCAAAACCATGGGAGGTACTCTAAAGCAGGGAGTTGGCTGCTTTAGATGTTCTTCGCAAAGGAACTCAAATTCCTCCTggataaaagaataataatagtaacactGTGGTGATAAACTCCTTAGATCCAAGGGATTAACTACAAGCAGTTAGACATTACTAATAACCTGGGGATAATGAAGAATCCCTTTCCCTGAATCCATACCACAATaaaaaaggagcagagagaaattaATGGATTGCATATGGTGGTTGTCTGTCATGGGGAGAgattccttcttttcctgtttctctattttcacttttaagttTTCCAAGAGATGTTTTGCAGGCCAAAATCTCCTAAGCCAGTTATTAACAAGTTAGATTCCtgtcttgtttaatttttaataccctTAGAGGTGCCTCACATAGACCTTTAATTGAGGGGCAACATGAGGTAGGTAGTTTTGACTAAGTCAttttattaatgtagaactaGGTGCAGTtttattagtcaggattctctagagaaacagaaccaaaaggatatgtgtatgtataaatattaagagatttattataggaattggctcacatgactctgggaattggcaagtccaaattctgtatgGCAAGCCACGTAGAGATGACGTTCAGTTCCCTGGGAGAAGTGGGCTGGCTGAAgttgagatagaaattctttctgatttctgaaattctcagttctggctttaagaTTTCTAATTGATTGGGTAAAGAACTTCCCATACTGCTGAAggtaatctcctttgttgattgtagatatgaTTAGTTATAGATACAATCAACTAACAAATTATataaatccatctatgaaataccctcacagtaataatcaggccaatgtttgcttgaccaaacaactgcacACCATCACCTAGCCAACTTGGCACATGAAATTCATTATCACAACGGGTAAAAAGTCACCAGTTGATTGTATATATTTAAGAGAGAAGTGAGAAGTATGTTTGCCCACATTACACAAACACCAAAAGATAATACATGAAATACCATGGAGAATATGTACAGTTCTCTGCAAACAAAAAAGTTAATGAGTGATATAAGAACATAGAAAATAAATGTCTCTCCTAGGATTGCCTCACAAAGTATTTTAGAtgcttcttttgttttaatttaaaataataaggtacatttttctcctttcccacccaattatttaaataattaccAATTAGCTAAATAAATGGGAGCTAAGTCATTCAGAAAAGAGAAGCCCTGGTTTTGAACCAGATCCTTAATAACTATTTATACTGTTTAGAAACAAAATCACAGGTACATCAATATAAATGAACCCCTTATTTCTAAAGCTATCTTCCCAATGCCAGGGAGAGTTGGAAGATTTTTCCTGGTTGGAAAGAATTATGAATATTTCCCTAAGCCAACTCATGAGTAAGTTACTTCAGATCATGTATGAAAGCTCTAAGATTAAAAGGTATTTGGCTCTAATACAATTGTGAAAGCACTCATAGGATGCTTACTCCAAAAGCATACACCCTAGGTTCTGTGAAATATAGATACAGACACCTATTCTTCACCTTTTCCACAAATTGCTGCTTGTGGATACATTTTAGccttttttccttcacttcatttctttaaatttaaagagTTGGCTTCCACAAAAGTCTCTAGATTACTTCATATCTGTAGTATATATCCTCAGGGCTGTTGATTAAGATGGAGTGTTGGTGAAAAGTAGATGAGGAAATTCTTTCCCACTTAAAATTCAGTAATGTGACCTTTaatttggaaggaaaatattGTTCTGACCCACTGGGAATCATTTGTTACTCACTTTAGAAGCTTCAGTAGAAAGTTGTGTTTTCTTAGGAAAGCAGGTGGAGATGCATCTATCTTGAAGTGACTTTAGCTCTTTTTCTACTGGTTACTTGAAATACAACAATAATAGCTTCAATTTTGATTGACCATGGAGATGTGACGGTGGCATGTTCAAAATGAACAAGAGGGACAGTGTAGGCAAAACTGAAGTATGTGAGGTGATGGCTGCTGCCACCACCTGCAACTCCCCTTTCTGTGACTGTTTTTCTGTCCTCTCCACCTTAGGTGCTCTCTTTTCCTCCTGTTTTAGTCATCCCTGCTTTCAAgttcttccccccgcccccacgtTTTCAGGAAACATGCTCTGTCATTACACTTAAAAGTTTTAAACGCATGGTGTTGCCTTTCCCAGGGGTATTTGTACATAAAACTTTTAATGATTTAATAATTGTGGATCAGACAACTTTGTCCCCTGAAGGAAGTATTCCTAAAGCTTTAAGCTTCTTAattttcaatggaaaaaaaaaaagcaacactatTTAAGTATAAGACCTCATCATGAAGTCAATTTAGACTCATGCTAGGCAGATATAGtgtgataatgatgatgataaaggGCAAGGGGGGTAGTGGATGGAATTTGTACTTATCTTTTTAAGATGCTGTGCTGAGAATTGGACTCAATATAACAGTGATATAAGTATGTTAATAAAGTATTTTACTATACTCTTTGCTTCCATACCAAACAAGGTCTGTACAAGAGACCCCTCCTTTTTGGGAGGCTGTTAAAGTAAATTCTGCCCAGCATTCTCTGTGGCATCTTTGAATGAA
Protein-coding sequences here:
- the KCTD16 gene encoding BTB/POZ domain-containing protein KCTD16 — protein: MALSGNCSRYYPREQGSAVPNSFPEVVELNVGGQVYFTRHSTLISIPHSLLWKMFSPKRDTANDLAKDSKGRFFIDRDGFLFRYILDYLRDRQVVLPDHFPERGRLKREAEYFLLPDLVKLLTPDEIKQSPDEFCHSDFEDASQGSDPRICPPSSLLPADRKWGFITVGYRGSCATGREGQADAKFRRVPRILVCGRISLAKEVFGETLNESRDPDRAPERYTSRFYLKFKHLERAFDMLSECGFHMVACNSSVTASFVNQYTEDKIWSSYTEYVFYREPSRWSSLHCDCCCKNGKGDKEGESGTSCNDLSTSSCDSQSEASSPQETVICGPVTRQTNIQTLDRPIKKGPVQLIQQSEMRRKSDLLRTLTSGSRESNMSSKKKAVKEKLSIEEELEKCIQDFLKIKIPDRFPERKHPWQSELLRKYHL